The genomic stretch GTCGGATGATGATAATGCTAGAAGTAAGTAATTGTTATATCTTTTACCGATTTGGAATTTTACTACATGCTCGATTATCTTTACTAAAAAGAATATAAAAGGTATTAATGGTATCCAAATGCTTTTTTTAAAAGAATTATTTGAAAATATTTCTAATATGTTTTTTTTACTATGATGTTCATGATTCATATGCAGTTCAGGTTCTTTGTGAAAATCGATTATTTGATTTAGTCCTGTTGAGTTTATAAATATTGTAAATCCTGAGATTATTATGGCGATTCCTATAATTAATGCTATTAGATTTTCCATTTTTTTATATCCGTAAGGATAATGAATTGTTTCTGGTTTATTTGTAATTTTTAAACTAAAATATGTAATTGTCGATAAAATGAAATCCGATGTAACATGAAGTGCATCTGCTATGAGAGCAAATGAATTAAAAAGAATGCCAACGGTAAGTTTAGATGTTATTGATGCTACTTCTGCTAGTACTGAAATTAATCCTATTCTCATAATTATTGTATCTTTTTTTATTTCATGAGTTAAATCTTTTTCGTATTCATTATTGTTATTGACAAATCCTAAATTTTTAAGCTCTTCTTTGATATCATTGATTTTGCATAATATCTTGTGTATTTTATTTTTTTTTCCATAGTGGATTAGATTACGAATTAATATTTTTTCTATTCCTTCTGAGTGAAAATTTGGATCCATATAAAAATTATTGATTTGAATTTCTTTATCTTGTATTTTTGCTTTTAAATATGAAATCGCATTAACGTTATTTTCTATATAAATTATATAAATTTCATTTTTTTGTAGGTTTTCAAGATTGAATTGAGTGCATTTATTGATATTTTTGCTATTAATTATTTTAATCATATTTGCACTTTTCCTTTAGTTTATTGCATAATCCTATTATGTGTAAAGATAACATTATTTTTTTTAATATTCAATTAATTTCATTATATCACTAAAGGGAATTGGAGGGATGTCTTATGTTGCAATCTCAATTATTTGTTAAAAAATGCAAAAGATGTATTTCTAAAGATGAAGTTTTAATGAATAATGTAAAGAATGTCGAAAATGTTTTTTACGATTTTCTTAAAGTTTTTGATAAAAAAGCTTTAGAGAATATGTTTAATTATTATTATGAAAATTTTGATTTTGATAAAGGAATATATGATTTTATTGATAAATTTATTCCAATGATTGATTTTTTGTCATTAGAAATTTTGGAACATGAATTTAATTTTGATGAGAAAAGAATTATTTTAGATATTTTTGATGCATCTGCATGTACTATGAAATCCAATCAGTTAAGCGAGTTTGCAAAGGCTATCGTTTCTCTTGGTATTTTGAGTTGATATTGAGACTTAATTTTTTATATAAGATTTATATGTCATGTTGTTTTATTTGCTTTAAATATTTTTGATAGTTCTTCTTTATTGAATGGAAATTTAAGTAGATCGTTGAGTGTGTAAATTTTAAAAACTTTTTTATTCATGTTAAATTGATTAGGATCTGTTATTAATATTTTAGTATCTTCTTCAAAAAATTCTGACATTACTTGACGACATATTGCGCATGGGACACTTGCTGGGATTGTTGTGACTAATATGAAATCTATTTTTTGGACTCCAACAGATGATATCATGTTTATTATTGCAGCTTGTTCTGCACATCTAGTTGCTCCAAAGCTTGCGTTTTCAATATTTGAACCTTGAAAAAATAAATTGTCTTTAGTTTTAATACAAGCTCCAA from Borrelia duttonii Ly encodes the following:
- a CDS encoding cation diffusion facilitator family transporter, which codes for MIKIINSKNINKCTQFNLENLQKNEIYIIYIENNVNAISYLKAKIQDKEIQINNFYMDPNFHSEGIEKILIRNLIHYGKKNKIHKILCKINDIKEELKNLGFVNNNNEYEKDLTHEIKKDTIIMRIGLISVLAEVASITSKLTVGILFNSFALIADALHVTSDFILSTITYFSLKITNKPETIHYPYGYKKMENLIALIIGIAIIISGFTIFINSTGLNQIIDFHKEPELHMNHEHHSKKNILEIFSNNSFKKSIWIPLIPFIFFLVKIIEHVVKFQIGKRYNNYLLLALSSSDKNCIFSHGGTTLSLLLATYVWTGFDKIISICIGFIMIKEGLHVIIDNANHLLSKQNINLKREIKNTLKNININFRELNFYHQGNEINLYIKLDLKYEDNLEKLIQKVDKIKHTIKECHQEICETHILI
- the cdd gene encoding cytidine deaminase; the encoded protein is MNDNGQDAIIKAFQLAETARNNAYSPYSKFKVGACIKTKDNLFFQGSNIENASFGATRCAEQAAIINMISSVGVQKIDFILVTTIPASVPCAICRQVMSEFFEEDTKILITDPNQFNMNKKVFKIYTLNDLLKFPFNKEELSKIFKANKTT